The Gambusia affinis linkage group LG09, SWU_Gaff_1.0, whole genome shotgun sequence DNA window GAGAAGTAAAGATTTTTCCCACATGCTTATTAAATCCTACTAAAGAAATATACAATGACTTGTCCTCATAGAAGTTAATTGGGTGATCGACTTCCTTTATATATTCCTATAATGGGctagctctttttttcccccccctcaTCGAGATTGTGGGAGCAAAGTGAAAGCGTTTATATACACAGGGCTTTTTGAAAGGtttcaaatgtttatattcCAGCATcagcctttttaaaatgtaatttatttctatgtttGTCTTTGACAGGTTTTTAGTTCGTGTTTCATACCTGGAGATTTACAACGAGGAAGTGCGGGATTTGCTGGGCAAGGACCAGTTGCAAAGGCTTGAGGTAACAGGATACATTTACCGACTgattataaatgttttgcacaatGACTTGTCTTAAAAGGCACAGTTTTCATTTGTCATTGCTAAACTCTAAATTTGTATTTGCAACTGTTGCAGCTTTCAATGataaagatctttttttttttgtaggtcaAAGAGAGACCTGATGTTGGCGTGTACATCAAAGACCTCTCTGGTTATGTTGTAAACAATGCTGACGATATGGACAGGATTATGACACTCGGTCACAAAAACCGTAAGCACAGCCACTGAACTGATAACAAGTGATGACAGTAACAGATCAAACACAAAACGTATATAACTATTAACTCTGTTTCTATGAGAAAATCTGCTGTGGTCTGAGGTTCATATGCACCTCACCTGGGCATAGATGTCATAATACATTTGGGTTTTGAATGGATTATTTGAATCGTTTTTCTCGGCTGGGATAATGCAACTGCATAAAGTCTCAATGATTATATCTGGCTGAATATTGGATCAGTTTTCCTGATAAAATTTGATAGAGTTCCATTAAATTGGTTTGTTTGCTGAAACTGATCCAGCTTTCAAGCctatttcttgcattttctaTAAAGTTAAAGCCTGGTTCCGGTAAGGCTattccaaaaatgtaaagttagcCAGCTTCATCCAATCCCAGGCCAGGTTCAAGGTGTGATCAATGGGTTGGAGCACCTAGCGGTATTCACGTTTTAACCATAACATCCAAACTGTCACCCTCGTATGTTAGCTCCAGAATTTGACCAATGATATGTCAAAtgtggaaattatttttcttcttgttcacACTGTTGTGACTaacatttcacatgtttttgtaAAGACATGACTGCATGTAGAGACTTTTGTTCAGACTAACTCTCCCTGCAGCTAATGCTAAGTCTGTTAGCTTCTAGCAGTGTCTATTTggtttttagatttgtttgcCTGTCTCACTTACTTATTAATAGCTTGACTTTTTTGCCTGAAGTATTCTGACATTCTTCTGGCCAAAACAATGGTTATTGTACAAATCCATCAAGAttatcaatgttatttttttattaaacatgttaaacatATGCAAAATATTATTACAGACTAAAAGTAATTCACCATCATCAACAATTTTAATTAGTATTAGTAATAGTTTATCCTCTTTATACAATAtcatcttaaaaatataatttctataaTTTGCCGTGTTGACACATATACCAAATCCAGTTATTGAATTGCTTCAGGCAAAACTTAGGAATTGTATAACATGTGGGGGACAGGCGTGACCCATACTAAAAAAAGGCATGAGGTTCAGAATTTCATGCTGTGCTCAGGCacataaatttctttaaagctgTGCTATgacttcaaatatttcaaagctCATTGAAAATAGCCTCCATGATTTTCTCTTCTTGCACACAGCAGTCGTGGTGCAGGAGGGATTGTGGGTTTATTCTTCTGACTTTCATCAAAATGAAAGTCTGTTGCTTGTAGTGAAAAATGCTAAGGCGCCATTATGTGAAATGCACTGCAGACACAGGCTTCTGTTTGTTATGTTAATGTGCATAAGGCGTCGAATTCCTTGTAATTTTTCCCCGCTGTAGCAAAAATTCCTGTTTTTGCACACATGACTTGGTTGATGTCATTTTACATCTAATTTACTGCCTCTGTAATAAAGTATGTGAATTTGGTTTATCTAGGAAGTATTGcggttcatttaaaaaaaaaaaattagatataTGCTAATACAAACTTCCTGTGTCAATTAGAAAATAGTTTATGAATAACACACTTTGTACAGGAACCTCAGTTTATAATGATAGTTTTGAGATATtctcaagacatttttcacaccaCTATCAGTTgcaacataatatttttttaaccatctgTCACATCTGctcaggaaatggaaaaaaaataaagataaaatgcGACATTTTTGTTGGATGTTGCAACGACACTACTCATGATAAATCTCTATTTTTCTCACCCATCTCTCTCTTACCGTAGAGTGATGCTTCCAATCCTCTGTAATTTATTGAGCACTTTGCAGTCAGTTTCAATCCAACACactttatatgtttttgtatCCAAATGATGAATTCATGATCTTGGAATATAATAGTCATCACCAGTCATCATATATATGTTTGGTGAAGTCAGGTGAGGCTTTCAAATTTATGAACACTTTGCCATTGTCAATAATAGTGGTGGATGCATCATGCTGAGGTTCTGCTGTGCTACCACTGGTACTATTGaattgcacaaaacaaaaaggttgaGATATTGGAGGAGCAGtgcttaaaattttaaatgtcaagttaaaaatgtttttttcttcttcttttttttttttttttttttggtgcaggATCCGTCGGTGCTACAAACATGAATGAGCACAGCTCCCGCTCTCATGCCATCTTCACCATCACCATCGAGTGCAGTGAGAAGGGTGTTGATGGTAACCAGCATGTGCGCATGGGAAAGCTTCATCTCGTAGATCTGGCAGTAagtatgaaataataaaagctttttaaacttttatgaaGTATATAAGCAGTGAGGGTAATGTACTTCTAAATAAGGCTCACTGCACATGTTCTGCATAGTTTTCACCAACTACCGCTTATTCTCAACAAACACAGGGTTCAGAAAGACAGGGCAAAACCGGAGCCACAGGTCAGCGTTTGAAGGAAGCAACGAAGATCAATCTGTCCCTCTCCACCCTGGGTAACGTTATCTCTGCCCTGGTGGACGGCAAGAGCACTCACGTCCCCTACAGAAACTCCAAACTGACCCGTTTGCTTCAGGATTCACTGGGAGGAAACTCCAAGACCATGATGGTACAGCTTCAGTTTGAACACAGTATTAGGAGccctttttaaatgtcatatcgCACATGGATTAATTGTAAGGCTGTGTTACAGTATTCTGATAAGATTTTTGTGTCGGATTTAAAAGtactatttgaaaaaaaaaaaaatccacctttaGGTAAGTTgttctttaataatttatagcatttgttttattggtctgatgtgatattctaattttatatGTACTGTTTTCATTAGTTGTCTGAGGAAAGTTGTTATACCTGTATCTACCTTAAAATTTTACACACCATACCTTTCCCTACCAGTGTGCAAATATAGGTCCCGCAGACTACAATTATGACGAAACCATCAGTACCTTGCGCTATGCTAACAGggctaaaaacataaaaaacaaagccaGAATCAACGAAGATCCCAAGGACGCCCTTCTACGgcagtttcagaaagagatTGAGGAGCTCAAAAAGAAACTGGAAGAGGGTAAGGAGCtaagtgataaaaataaaaaaataacataacatgcGTGTTTTCTTCAGAGACTAAACCGTTGTTGTTTGTGCAACACTAGGTGAAGAGATTTCTGGCTCAGACGGCAGTGGATCAGAGGAAATGGATGAAGGGGACGATGATGCAGGAGAGGCAGGAGAAGGCCGCCGGAGGAGGAGGGGTACGAGTTGATCGATAATGAACAcaaattgtggaaaaagttaGACCACCCACATTTCTTTTGtgactaaaacaaaatctgttctTGCAGTTTAGTGTGCGGTTTTAGCACAAGAGTAGATAACCATCTACATGATTTGCATGTAACTTGTTTGATCTGTCGACAGTGTTTTAATGCTAAGCAAGTATTCAGTTCCTAAGATCTGATTCAAGTCGAAGTTGTTTTGAGGTTTGATGCATAGCATGACTAAAGCTGCAGTTAACCTTGTAGTTTGCACATTTAGGAGTTCCCCTGGTATTCTCAACATGTACCTTCTGTGAGTGGTgtgaaaaatgaacaagaatTATTTTGTCATCACAATAGAATTCCAGttagttagtttatttttttattttattttatttttttgtgattttagttttaagttgtttctctgagtTAGCAGTTTGCGTGTCCGTACCTCCGGCTTTTTCacttgcaaattatttttgccttattttttGTTCTCAAACTTATAATCACATTTTCCTACAACTGTTTATGGTTGATCtttctttcatgtttctgtctgtggGCTTTGGGacttcttttgcttctttttcagaCAGTTGTGATATCAGCAGAAGTAATAGTTCAGAATTTACCGACACTTCCTCTGTGCCACCGCCCACTGACGCCGACCTGCGGGATAGTGAGTTAGAGTAGCCCTCTGCTCACCAACCAGCCTGCCCACAAATTATAGCCCTTTTCACACATGAGCACAGAAATTTGAAgcttttaatatattaaatccAATGTGATACTTTTGCTGCTGCGACTATGcattcatttgaatgttttactttatttctttttcttggtgCCTATTACTTTTCTTGACTTATATGGCTGTATTCTCAAGTAGAAGagaacaaaatagaaatatatgaatatattctTGGAATAAAAGTTTCTAGAAAGCTGCGTTTTGTAGCATGGCAGCCGCATAAAGATCTTTTGGGGAAGTTTAGGATCTTCGATTCCTTAAATCTGTAGACAACAATCCCTTAAATCCAGTCAAAGTTGTCATATATGTGACCTATACTTCTACGTTATTAATGCATGTGGTTCAAGATCTTCCTGTAAGATTTTGAGTAACACTCTGTAAATAGCTAAAATGGTTTGGATGATGTGTAGGTAGGTGGTTTTCCTTAGGGGGTTTCCTGTTGCCTTGATGTCAAGTCTACAAGCTGAGTCACAGaggatctattttttttctcttgccaTAGATGTGAGATAATATATAAAACTTTGAGCAATGGTACAAAATGTTGGAGTGTcgcaaagttttctttaaagacattttaaattgagtGACTGACggtcagtgatgtcagtaacgcgttaatttgtaatgcgttactgacgtcggaccacttttttcagtaacgagtaatataacgcgttgctatttcaaatcgagtagtcagactacagttacttatcaaaatcactgtgcgttactatcttcttttgtaatttaatcgtatttcctctacgcgtcttgtcgagtgaccgacgtctctatgcgacagaaatgtaaacaatggagggagatgcgcattttgttggtggaaaaactggaactattttgagtttctgtcgccaagtccgattattgtAAgtggctttgggcttcatttttttaagtcgcttgcaaatttaatgagtggcgggttgcgcctttttgggctcgtttttgaacatgaagttactcatttgggctttggaataagcagagactcataataaatcccagaatttgtccgtcattaaggtagttttactcagtctctccctgttcatcatttcctggatgattcgtcccgctgtgtctttgttaatgtcaagttaacttattacctctgaattacgtcgagcttcgcgttgcgctccagaaaattgcaaacatcgagaccaatatgaacagcgcaataaacgtgaaaacagccacgaatgaacgtgtccgtagttgccaataattataatggcaacttatcgccactataattattaatattaagataagtgtcacaaatctgtgcagccatctgagctgtggagctgcaggaggagctctgtgcgctgcgacaccaaacgcagggctgtaacgcagaacctggagcctggggggaggggggggctttaaaatccttcttagagttttccagacaacagaggaccacacaaattactcacgttttttattttttgtactgttttttgtacaatcgcctcttcagttcaaccttatcagtggagacacattgttgatgttaccattataaaatagctgacaattaagtattggcaaagctcaatgtgattttcacagtaggtggagcgttgttgttagcagctgctgaaagtaactaaaaagttacttttaatgtaacttagttactttacaaatcaagtagtcagtaatataactaagttactttttcaaggagtaatcagtagtccgattaaagttactttttcaaagtaactatgccaacactgctgACGGTTGATCTTAGTCGTATTCAGTCACTTTGAATTTGCTCAGGATACTTCAATCAAATCGATGTGATTAGGTTCTGATGCAGACAGAAAATTTTAACctgagctaaaaataatttattttgattacaagtattttattgaaagaGTTGTCAAATGTACAGAATAAAATCCAGCCCTGCACAgggagctttttaaaaaagcaggaCTGCTCCTCGTTCTTCCATGTATTCCTTGCTTATGGAAGTGATAATCATAATAATGGTTAACAAATACTGTCACAATTAAATAATTGTGTCTTGAGGTTAGAAAAACAATGCAGCAGTTGCTCTTCAATAATATGTTTCAATAAAGTAAGTGTTGAAATGTAGGCTATTATatcaaacacaaactcaaataaatttgtcGGTATACCGTTCTACaacaaagtcacaaaaaaaaaaatcaatgacaaaaaataatcaaatctaaaaatataactaaattACGACAagaaatgaatgtttaattATCAGACTGTCATCAGATTGTCAGGTTTTAATGTTTCCAAGAGATCTTTGACTTGGATTGctatcaaatattttcaatacaATTGTGTATTAATTGACTATTGTCTCTTTTAATCCACAGACTTTCCACACAAATGAGCtgataatattttatgtttgctaAGTACCTCAGCTGTCTGGTTATTTGGGCCATTAGCGAAGCGCAGCTTTGTCGGTTTAGTAGTTTTGTGTCCATACATTATGGGCAACAGGAAATGGGGGGCTCGGACACCCTTTGGGGTTTTCCTGCATACAATTTTAACCCGAGCAGCACAGTAGTAGCTGCTGCAGAGATGACATGCAGAGGGCACTGATGTGCCAACAGTAAAGACAAAGAAGCTCAACAGggttttttacatctttttagTGCAGTCTGTGATGTCAGATATGTTGATAACTTTGTTCCTCTGTGATTATGTGCAGATGCTCTGCAGCCAGTTGtaaaacatcttgttttaacCACATTTATTTACCTGGACTAAGAAgataaaatcacagaaatgaataaatattacacAGAGTTCATTAATAGAGGTCAGTTGTAAGTTTTAGTTGAACCCTATTGTGTTTAGTATCCTGAATATTCACAATATCAGATAAAGTATCTgaacaaatactttatttcttaaataataaaaagtaaggGATTGACACTTCATACATCGGTTTCTATCTTTAAAGGACTTTTTATGATGACTGCAGTACATGTGAAAGTctaatttaatgatttaaaaagttcattaaaattatttttgtggaCATTATTTAGGATTCATCCTAATCCTAGAATAATCTAAACTAATGATTATTGGCGGCCTTCGGACCGGTACCAATGCAGATAAATACTAGACCATTTCTGCTGTTACTAAAAAATGCAGGAGTTTATAAAACTCATATTAAAGAGTTGGGCAGCTGAGACATATCTTTGAGtattgaacataaaaataatttctgttcttTGTAGGCAGTCTATCAGAGAATCATTTCCAGAGTTAAGAACATGTGTAAAAAGGgctttgtcttttcctcctgtCTTTATCACCCCTGTATTATCACAGCACAGCTCCTTacctttctttcatttttattacacGGATATTAAGTGTCTCCCAGGTTCCTGGTGTTTGCAGATTTCTGTCTGACTTATCTGCTCAGTAGCAGTAAATCTTTCTAAGAATGAATACTTCTGTGAATGCATCGcccagaactttttttttcacattttacctAACTGGTTACTCCTTTGACATCATAAAGAGCTTCAGCATGAGCATTGTCTAACCAGATTGTCGGCTTTCATCTCTGACTTGCTTTATTATGTGAAATGTTTGCCCCCCTAACCTCAAAGATGCAGTTTGCCCACGTCCTGTTTCATTATATATAGTTAAATTCATCATTCTTGACTGGCACATAGTTGGTCTTGCTGAAAGTTTTCGTCAGTATTTGTTTCACTGTTTGACCTCTTATTTGGTGCCCCTCCCCCTTACACAACTTTCTAAATCACTTTGTAAtgcgttgttgttttttttctctctctctctttctctctcctcctgtTGCAAATGATGCCTGTTTGACTCGCTTTATACCTCTTTATTCAAGGCCAAAGAGGTtggtgttaaaaaataaaccccGGATGGTTCTAAGTCACGTAGCAAACAATCACATTACAATTTAAGGAGATTCAGCTAAAACTGTAGCTCGCTCCGATGGAATTACTTGAATAAGAGACGATTACTGGTAACATCTTTCTGTCTGGCTTTCAAGgacagttttcattttcatcttcatGACAATCACCGTGTTGAATCTCTCATTTAGTCCAGTtctttgggagaaaaaaaagacattacaAATGTTCCCACTGTATTAACATAGGCTTTGATGTagtttattaagattttatgtggtaAACCAACATGAAGTAGTGCATCACGCTGAGGTTGAAGGAATTGTTCAGAGCTACACAATATGTTGATTAGTGTGAGCAATGCTGCAGTCGTGCAGGACTGCATGGATGCAATATTCAGCATGCGATGCATGCAAATTCTGCCTCCCAATAACATTTTGGACCTATTGTGTTCACTTTCCTTGATTCCCACAATTAATGTATGTCTCTTAGTTGTGCAGACGCTAAAGGTCAGAGTGTGTGAATATTGGGACCAAAGAATGGATATACATCCATTGTGCATATTCAGTTATACATGCAAAAGACTTTTAGGTGTAACTGTAATGAAAGGTGAGCAACAAAATGCACGCCTCAGATTTAttcttctgtaaaatatttcaaaaaacaaGCAtgattttccttctacttcacaattctgccctttgttttatcacataaaatcccagtgacGGTATACGTGAAAGTTTATGATTGTCAAATGACATAATGTGCAACAGTTTAAAGACATTGTCTAGGTTTTGTAAGGTACATATtaagaatttattattttgcattatCATTCCCCTTAAGGAACAACAAATCCATTCTTTAGTGTCCATTACACCACCATCATTCCTTGACAGTGGTGTAATTAACTGGAACTGTGCAAACGATGAACTACCACTAATACTTTCTAAGAAGTTTCAGATCATATTCTCTGTTCTCGTTTTAGGAAGGAAGAAGGTTTCTCCAGACAAGATGGTGGAGATGCAGGCAAAGAttgaggaagaaagaaaggctCTGGAGGCCAAGCTGgacatggaggaagaggagaggaacaAGGCAAGAGCAGAGCTGGAGAAAAGGGAGAAGGATCTTCTTAAAGCCCAGTGAGtcattaaacttaaaaatcatACATGTTTATGGAGGTCAAATGTGGACATCCCGAGTGAAccatttttcatatattttagacAGGAGCATCACCTCCTGCTGGAGAAATTGTCGGCTTTAGAGAAGAAGGTGATTGTAGGTGGAGTGGATCTTCTCGCTAAGGCTGAGGAGCAGGAGAAGCTCCTGGACGAATCGAATAATGAGCTTGAGGAGCGTCGCAAACGAGCAGAACAGCTACGCAAGGAGCTGGAAGAGAAAGAGGTATGATCTGCTGCAAGCCAGCTGCCTGGCACCAAGCCactttgattgattgataactTGCATTATGACTCAGTTTTTCTCTATCTGATACAATTGTGGCATGTATGAATAATTGATGGTATACAGCTTCTAGCCTGATGGAGCGATaagaacagtctgattttgtaTGTTAAGAGCAACAGGTGGCCAAACAAAATTTGCGCAGCTTTCACCTAAAATCTGCTGTCGGTCACCAAGTGCAAGCTATACAGGATATGAGACCACAATGCTTACTGAAAACTCAAAAGCTGAATCATTGTGGTTATAAATAAGGTTATCTCTCAGATTCTCACGTCCTTATCTTACTTACATTCCGTGTTGGTGTTATCCCATCAGCTCACACTGACGCAGGAtttggctttctttttctttgtaaaggAATCTTCTTAAACTGAACCATGTGTACTGTGGGTACGGAAAGTATTCAGATCCTGTTAGatttttcactctttcttgGATTGTAGACGCTTGCTGAAATCAAAAAGTTCAGATTATTTCTCATTAATGTACACCAAGCATCCCAtcttgacagaaaaaagaaaaaaaccagaaatgtagaatttttttcaaatttattaataaagaaaaactaaaatatcactTGGTGATAAGTATTCGGACCCTTTGCTGTGATACTCGTATTTAACTCGCATGTTGTCCATTTCTTCGGCTCTTCCTAGAGATGGTTCTACTCTTTCATTGGAGTCCAGCtgtatttaattaaacagaTTGGACTTGATTAGGAAAGCCACACATCTGTCTATataactgtaaaacagctgaaacactgacttcctttaaatctcaactaaaaacccacttgtttagagtcgtatttgaaacgtaatcaattgcaaatttattgacggaatctgacttgatgttgtgtttttaatgttgattctatgttgcgttgtgtttttgtgtttgatttgatgtaaagcactttgaaatgccttgctgctgaaatgtgctatacaaataaagtttgattgattgattgatatataGTATATAATTTAAAGGGGTTAGAATACTTTCAATACTCACTGTATGTTACAATGTATACTATATTGTACTGTATGTTTCTGTATAACAAATGACCTTTCTCCCTCCATAAACAGCAAGAACGTTTAGATATAGAAGAGAAGTACACAAGTCTGCAGGAGGAAGCTCAAGGAAAGACCAAAAAGCTGAAGAAAGTGTGGACCATGCTCATGGCTGCCAAATCAGAAGTaagtccaataaataaaaatgatctggGAGTGAACGGAATTGTCTGCGTTGgaataatttcaattaattattcacaCTTCCTTGCAATGTTAGACTTTAGCTCCTATCCTTAGTTAATTTGCTCTAGATCCTTttcttagtatttttttttcaattgggATTACAAGAATGTCAGATTCGTTGTGCAGAAACATCTTTGAAGTGACTTGAAATGAGCTTGTTGAGGGCagattcccccccccccttttcaTGCCTCCTGTGATCTGGAGGTTGATACGTTTGACGTTATTCACATCTACCTTGGTTACTGATCTCCCCTCCCTCTGAAGTAACATGATACCTCCATAGAGATGCTGTCATCTCAGGCCTGCTGCTACTTGAACTTTGTTCGTAAAGATACCATTCATCTCGTGGCACAGAGTTCTGTTCCACTGACTGACTGTTCTTTAGGATCTTTGAAAtggtttaagttttttttaaaaaaatgacagattcTGATCCAAATTATTGACAGGCCTCTGATTTGGTCACTTTGCAACTTAGTTTTTCTGAGCTGGTATAGACTCACTAAGAGGGAATTTTAACCAAGATGGAAATGTACTGATAGAAACCCATAAAACTTAGATACACCATTAATAAGCTGCGGCCTTGTTtgctgttctttttgttttattattcattcattattcaCTATtagctcttttgtttttgaagcacATCCTTGTGAATTGATGTGTCAATATTTTATGAGCtcttaaaaagttaatttgagAAATATCTTTGgttaattatttctatttattgtgacccttaatatttaaaatatgctatCTTGAAATTGATAGAAATGAGtgtttctttgaaaaacttGACTTGCCTATAACCATAAACGACATAAAATAGAGTAATTCATTTTGCAGTGTCTATCCACAGATGAGTTCGTTTTACTGTCAGTGATAACAGAACATTTTCTCacagtaatatatattttttcctgatGTATTTATCAGATGGCAGATCTGCAACAAGAGCACAACAGAGAGATTGAAGGCCTCCTGGAAAACATCCGCCAGCTGAGTCGAGAACTGAGGCTCCAGATGCTCATCATAGATAACTTTATTCCCCAGGAATATCAGGtctatgttgttgtttttttttaaggatattgttttatacatATTGCAAGAATGTTACATGTTCCCGttcttcaatttaaaaatggttGCATACCACAAATTAATATGTAATCCATAATCTGCCGTTTAAAGTGTGAACTATATATAGTCTCACCCTGAGCCAGACAAAAAGAGAGGATATTTACAAAAGTTATTTGAAAACTTATGTTAtagttttaacagtttttatattAGCATGTTTTACACCTTTAAATTCGATTAGAGAGAGATGTTTTAATCCCAGCCCCTGACTGAAGTCGAGCCTGACTGACGGATGCcggcacacacacgcacacacacttctcATGCACAGTGGGCCTGAACCAGAGCCACTTTGAAGTTTGTTAgttcaagaaaatgtaaaaaaaaaaaaaatcagaaattaaaatgatgcaT harbors:
- the kif3a gene encoding kinesin-like protein KIF3A: MPSNKAEKQEVSDNVKVVVRCRPLNQKEKMMAHKLAVIVDEIRGTITVNKLEIPHEPPKTFTFDTVFGPDSKQLDVYNLTARPIIDSVLEGYNGTIFAYGQTGTGKTFTMEGVRAVPELRGIIPNSFAHIFGHIAKAEGDTRFLVRVSYLEIYNEEVRDLLGKDQLQRLEVKERPDVGVYIKDLSGYVVNNADDMDRIMTLGHKNRSVGATNMNEHSSRSHAIFTITIECSEKGVDGNQHVRMGKLHLVDLAGSERQGKTGATGQRLKEATKINLSLSTLGNVISALVDGKSTHVPYRNSKLTRLLQDSLGGNSKTMMCANIGPADYNYDETISTLRYANRAKNIKNKARINEDPKDALLRQFQKEIEELKKKLEEGEEISGSDGSGSEEMDEGDDDAGEAGEGRRRRRGRKKVSPDKMVEMQAKIEEERKALEAKLDMEEEERNKARAELEKREKDLLKAQQEHHLLLEKLSALEKKVIVGGVDLLAKAEEQEKLLDESNNELEERRKRAEQLRKELEEKEQERLDIEEKYTSLQEEAQGKTKKLKKVWTMLMAAKSEMADLQQEHNREIEGLLENIRQLSRELRLQMLIIDNFIPQEYQAMIENYVHWNEDIGEWQLKCVAYTGNNMRKQTPVPDKKEKDPFEVDMSHVYLAYTEESMRQSLMKLERPKASKGSKSGRPKTGRRKRSAKPDTVIDSLLQ